In the genome of Zobellia nedashkovskayae, the window GGCAAGGTACGCGGATTCATTTTCAATAAGTCCAGTACAAGTTCGCCAATATCCTCAGGCTGTATTTTCCAAGCATCTTTTTCATCTGGTTCATTACCTGCAAAATGGGATGAAACAGAACCTGGCATAATTGTAGAAACTTTAATATCATACTTGCGTAGGTCTAACATGACTGCTTGCGTAAAACCAACTACACCAAATTTAGTAGCGTTATAGCCTGCTCCGGATGCGAAAAAATTTGTGCCGGCCAAACTTGCCAGAGTAATATAATATCCCTTTGATTTTTTTAAAGCTTCAACCGAAGCTTTTAACGTATGGAAAACACCGCTAAGGTTAGTATCTATCATTTGATGCC includes:
- a CDS encoding SDR family oxidoreductase, with translation MNLNDKVVYITGGSKGIGYGVAVKLLEAGAKVAISGRTLKTVEEAAKQLNAQDHVLALASDVSKHGDEKAAVKKILDKWGQLDVVVANAGVGHFAPVDELTEDAWHQMIDTNLSGVFHTLKASVEALKKSKGYYITLASLAGTNFFASGAGYNATKFGVVGFTQAVMLDLRKYDIKVSTIMPGSVSSHFAGNEPDEKDAWKIQPEDIGELVLDLLKMNPRTLPSKIEVRPTRPDKK